Proteins encoded together in one Nitratireductor basaltis window:
- a CDS encoding D-mannonate oxidoreductase, with amino-acid sequence MVKTPIVQFGTSRFLQAHVDLFVSEALERGEAIGPITVVQTSGDASRARRLAALSDGFDVKVRGLRDGARLDETRRVTSVARAMSLAADLDAVRDTIVEEAEIILSNTADAGFKPQAADIATGFDHAMSYPAKLTHLLHARFKANARPIQIMPTELVQDNGRVLRGLVLEVASKMEPEFREWLSTQVRWVNSLVDRIVSEPLEPAGAVAEPYALWAIEDCPGLVMPCQHADVQRVKDLGVIERRKLFILNLGHTWMVSRWLANDRKGAVFVRDVMGDPDFSARLRAVYGEEVLPTFKAAGEGDGVEDYIAATLERFANPFLDHRLEDIAQNHGEKLERRIGAFLDWARENGDQAQKSKLGHAMGRAGA; translated from the coding sequence ATGGTGAAAACACCCATCGTGCAGTTCGGCACGAGCCGGTTTCTGCAGGCGCATGTGGACCTGTTCGTTTCCGAAGCGCTGGAGCGTGGTGAGGCCATCGGCCCGATCACGGTGGTTCAGACGAGCGGTGACGCTTCGCGGGCGCGTCGCCTTGCAGCTCTTTCCGATGGCTTCGATGTAAAGGTGCGGGGCCTGCGTGACGGTGCGCGGCTAGACGAGACGCGGCGAGTGACCAGTGTTGCGCGCGCCATGTCTCTGGCTGCCGATCTCGATGCCGTGCGTGACACCATTGTCGAGGAGGCGGAGATCATTCTCTCCAATACGGCCGATGCCGGTTTCAAGCCACAGGCCGCCGATATCGCGACCGGGTTCGACCACGCAATGTCATATCCGGCAAAGCTGACACATCTGCTTCATGCGCGTTTCAAGGCCAATGCGCGCCCGATCCAGATCATGCCGACCGAACTCGTGCAGGACAATGGCAGGGTGCTGCGCGGCCTCGTGCTTGAAGTCGCTTCAAAGATGGAGCCGGAATTTCGCGAATGGCTTTCAACGCAAGTGCGCTGGGTCAATTCGCTGGTCGACCGGATCGTGTCGGAGCCGCTCGAACCGGCAGGAGCGGTCGCCGAACCCTATGCGCTCTGGGCCATCGAGGACTGTCCCGGGCTCGTCATGCCGTGCCAGCACGCGGATGTGCAGCGGGTGAAGGATCTCGGCGTCATCGAACGTCGCAAGCTTTTCATCCTCAATCTCGGCCACACCTGGATGGTCTCGCGATGGCTTGCGAATGATCGCAAGGGCGCGGTCTTTGTTCGTGACGTGATGGGGGATCCGGATTTTTCCGCGCGTCTGCGCGCTGTTTATGGAGAGGAAGTGCTGCCCACCTTCAAGGCGGCCGGGGAGGGCGACGGCGTTGAGGATTACATTGCCGCGACGCTGGAGCGTTTTGCCAATCCCTTCCTCGATCATCGACTCGAGGATATCGCGCAAAACCATGGCGAGAAGCTCGAACGGCGCATCGGCGCCTTTCTCGACTGGGCGCGCGAAAATGGCGATCAAGCGCAAAAGTCGAAACTGGGACATGCAATGGGGAGGGCTGGCGCATGA
- a CDS encoding FGGY-family carbohydrate kinase encodes MYYIGVDVGTGSARAGVFDREGQLLGAVSHPIRMWREKALHVEQSSDDIWAAVTSCIRQAVSEAGVRADEIAGIGFDATCSMVVLDREGKPLAVNAQGENQRNIIVWMDHRATPQARRINDTKASVLDYVGGRISPEMQTPKLLWLAEELPETFARAAHFLDLTDFLTWRATGSLWRSTCTVTCKWTYLAHEDRWDPYYFRQIGLGQLADEDFVRIGHEICPPGTAIPGGLSEKAAQELGLKPGTAVAMGLIDAHAGALGTLGAQGLDGSLDQRLAYVFGTSACTLNVGEEPAFVPGVWGPYHSALIPGLWLSEGGQSAAGAAIDHLVRQHGLAGEAEAKAKAEGKSLTAWFDERAGALLQSESFGEIVGGLHVVAEFLGNRAPFADPDARAIVAGLDMAQDERSLVRLYLAGVASIGYGLRQIVETLRAKGADLTQVVVSGGAGKSPLVRQVLADATGLSIATCSSPEPVLLGSAMAAAVAAGTQPDLATAMKTLSRVAEAAKPNEAQSALHDRRYAAFVSLQEMGRSLRDNAA; translated from the coding sequence TTGTATTATATCGGCGTTGATGTCGGCACGGGCAGTGCGCGTGCAGGTGTGTTCGATCGCGAGGGGCAGCTCTTGGGCGCTGTCTCTCACCCCATCCGCATGTGGCGCGAAAAGGCGTTGCATGTGGAGCAATCGAGCGACGATATATGGGCTGCCGTCACCTCCTGCATCCGGCAGGCGGTGAGCGAGGCCGGTGTCCGGGCGGATGAAATCGCCGGGATAGGATTCGATGCCACCTGTTCGATGGTCGTGCTTGACCGCGAGGGCAAGCCACTTGCCGTCAATGCGCAAGGCGAGAACCAGCGCAACATCATTGTCTGGATGGACCACCGCGCGACGCCTCAGGCCAGGCGCATCAATGATACCAAGGCGAGCGTTCTCGACTATGTCGGCGGGCGCATTTCGCCCGAAATGCAGACACCGAAACTGCTCTGGCTTGCCGAGGAACTGCCCGAGACCTTCGCGCGGGCCGCGCACTTTCTGGACCTCACCGATTTCCTGACATGGCGGGCGACGGGAAGCCTGTGGCGCTCCACCTGCACCGTAACGTGCAAATGGACCTATCTTGCCCATGAGGACCGGTGGGACCCTTACTATTTCCGCCAGATCGGACTGGGTCAGCTTGCAGATGAAGATTTCGTCCGCATCGGCCATGAGATCTGCCCGCCGGGCACGGCCATTCCCGGGGGCTTGAGCGAAAAGGCTGCGCAAGAGCTTGGGCTGAAGCCCGGCACGGCGGTCGCCATGGGGCTGATCGATGCCCATGCCGGTGCGCTCGGCACGCTTGGTGCGCAGGGGCTTGATGGTTCGCTCGACCAGCGGCTGGCATACGTCTTCGGAACCTCGGCCTGCACGCTGAATGTGGGTGAGGAGCCCGCTTTCGTGCCCGGTGTCTGGGGACCGTATCATTCAGCACTCATTCCAGGCCTGTGGCTCAGCGAAGGCGGACAGTCTGCCGCCGGTGCAGCCATCGACCACCTCGTGCGCCAGCATGGGCTGGCCGGTGAGGCGGAAGCAAAGGCCAAGGCAGAAGGCAAGAGCCTGACCGCCTGGTTCGATGAGCGCGCGGGCGCGCTCCTGCAGTCGGAAAGCTTTGGCGAGATTGTCGGCGGTCTTCACGTCGTTGCCGAGTTCCTCGGCAATCGCGCGCCCTTTGCCGATCCCGACGCCCGCGCGATTGTTGCAGGCCTCGACATGGCGCAGGACGAGAGGAGCCTTGTGCGGCTTTACCTCGCCGGTGTCGCCTCCATCGGCTACGGCCTGCGGCAGATCGTGGAGACGCTTCGTGCCAAGGGGGCCGACCTGACACAGGTCGTTGTTTCCGGCGGTGCGGGCAAGAGTCCACTTGTACGCCAGGTGCTGGCGGATGCCACCGGCCTTTCTATTGCCACCTGCAGCTCACCCGAGCCCGTTCTGCTCGGTTCGGCCATGGCGGCGGCGGTTGCGGCAGGCACGCAGCCTGATCTTGCGACGGCGATGAAGACGCTTTCGCGCGTCGCCGAAGCCGCCAAGCCGAATGAGGCGCAAAGTGCGCTCCATGATCGCCGTTACGCGGCATTTGTCTCGCTTCAGGAAATGGGCCGCAGTCTGCGCGACAACGCGGCCTGA
- a CDS encoding aldehyde dehydrogenase family protein encodes MNIKDIMQTMDYGPAPEATTDVVAWLEARGRSFGHFINGSFTDAKKAGIAVENPANGEVLAHIPAAGEDEVNAAVAAAAKAFPAWSKLSGFERSRYLYAIARQLQKRERFFSVLESLDNGKAIRESRTADIPLVIRHFYHHAGWAAASETEFADHEALGVCGQIIPWNFPLLMLAWKIAPALAAGNTVVLKPADLTPLTAIAFAELLVEIGLPKGVVNIVHGGAETGSLIVRHPDIAKIAFTGSTAVGREIRRATAGSGKKLSLELGGKSPFIICADADLDAAVEGVVDGVWFNQGEVCCAGSRLLVQEGIADRFLAKLRERMSRIRVGDPLDKTTDMGAIVSAGQKARIEGLLQGATAEGYQLEQSSCPLPDTGHYIAPGFFAEADPAATVSQVEIFGPIAVTTTFRTVDEAVELANNTAYGLSASIWSENINAATELAARVKAGVVWVNATNMFDANAPFGGMKESGYGREGAREGMGGYLKRKAGKPGKPGKPSEIDFTAATATDGSSADLVDRTMKNYVGGKQARPDGGASYIVRGPKGDVLGLAPLSNRKDVRNAVEAALKASSWAANPHGRAQVIYFIAENISARADELSAQLQTLTGVSKSQAEREVRQTIERCFYYAGLADKDDGAIHATKPRHLTLSLKEPIGVMGVLAPDEAPLLGLMSMILPLIATGNRVVAVPSGAHALIAQPLFQVFDTSDLPGGVVNLVTGERDVLAKTLGEHAAVDGIWYYGTAEGAAAVETMSAGNLKQVWTNGGRLIDWSDDAAARGRDFMERATQVKTIWVPYGA; translated from the coding sequence ATGAACATCAAGGACATCATGCAAACCATGGATTACGGTCCGGCACCGGAGGCCACGACAGATGTGGTCGCTTGGCTGGAAGCGCGCGGACGCAGCTTCGGCCATTTCATCAATGGCAGCTTCACCGATGCGAAGAAGGCCGGTATCGCGGTCGAAAATCCTGCCAATGGCGAAGTGCTCGCCCATATTCCCGCCGCAGGCGAGGACGAGGTGAATGCAGCCGTTGCCGCCGCGGCAAAGGCGTTTCCCGCCTGGTCGAAACTTTCGGGCTTCGAGCGCAGCCGCTATCTCTACGCCATCGCCCGTCAACTGCAGAAGCGTGAGCGCTTCTTCTCGGTTCTGGAAAGCCTCGACAATGGCAAGGCGATCCGCGAGAGCCGCACGGCGGACATCCCCCTGGTCATTCGCCATTTCTACCACCATGCAGGCTGGGCAGCGGCTTCCGAGACCGAATTTGCCGATCACGAGGCGCTTGGCGTTTGCGGGCAGATCATCCCGTGGAATTTCCCGCTTCTGATGCTTGCATGGAAGATCGCACCCGCCCTTGCGGCCGGCAATACGGTTGTTCTCAAACCTGCCGACCTGACACCACTGACGGCCATCGCCTTTGCCGAGCTTCTGGTCGAGATCGGCCTGCCCAAGGGCGTGGTGAATATCGTTCATGGTGGTGCGGAAACCGGCTCGCTGATCGTGCGCCATCCGGATATTGCGAAGATTGCCTTCACCGGCTCCACGGCTGTCGGTCGCGAGATCCGTCGTGCCACGGCAGGTTCGGGCAAGAAGCTTTCGCTCGAGCTTGGCGGCAAGTCGCCCTTCATCATCTGTGCCGATGCCGATCTCGATGCTGCGGTTGAAGGCGTTGTCGATGGCGTCTGGTTCAACCAGGGCGAAGTCTGCTGCGCCGGCTCGCGTCTGCTGGTACAGGAAGGCATTGCCGACCGCTTCCTTGCGAAGCTGCGCGAGCGCATGAGCCGTATCCGCGTCGGCGACCCGCTCGACAAGACCACGGATATGGGTGCGATCGTATCTGCCGGTCAGAAAGCGCGCATCGAGGGACTGCTGCAGGGGGCGACTGCGGAAGGCTATCAGCTTGAACAGTCGTCCTGCCCGCTGCCCGATACCGGCCACTATATCGCGCCGGGCTTCTTTGCCGAGGCCGATCCGGCAGCAACCGTCTCGCAGGTGGAAATCTTTGGCCCCATCGCGGTCACGACCACCTTCCGCACCGTGGATGAGGCGGTCGAGCTTGCCAATAACACGGCATATGGTCTTTCCGCTTCGATCTGGTCGGAAAACATCAATGCCGCGACCGAGCTCGCCGCGCGGGTGAAGGCCGGTGTTGTCTGGGTCAACGCCACCAACATGTTCGACGCCAATGCTCCCTTTGGCGGCATGAAGGAAAGCGGCTATGGCCGTGAAGGCGCGCGCGAAGGCATGGGCGGCTATCTGAAGCGCAAGGCCGGGAAGCCGGGCAAGCCGGGCAAGCCCTCCGAAATCGACTTCACCGCGGCAACCGCCACGGATGGTTCTTCCGCCGATCTCGTCGATCGCACCATGAAGAACTATGTCGGGGGCAAGCAGGCGCGGCCCGATGGCGGCGCAAGCTATATCGTGCGCGGTCCGAAGGGTGACGTTCTGGGTCTTGCGCCGCTCTCCAACCGCAAGGATGTGCGCAATGCGGTCGAAGCCGCACTCAAGGCTTCAAGCTGGGCCGCCAACCCGCATGGCCGCGCGCAGGTGATCTATTTCATCGCGGAAAACATCTCCGCGCGTGCCGACGAGCTTTCCGCACAGCTGCAGACGTTGACAGGTGTCTCCAAGAGCCAGGCAGAACGCGAAGTGCGCCAGACCATCGAGCGCTGCTTTTACTATGCCGGTCTTGCCGACAAGGATGACGGCGCGATCCACGCCACCAAGCCGCGCCATCTGACGCTTTCGCTGAAGGAGCCGATCGGCGTGATGGGCGTGCTTGCACCCGATGAAGCACCGCTTCTGGGGCTGATGTCCATGATCCTGCCGCTGATCGCCACCGGCAACCGCGTCGTGGCCGTGCCTTCAGGCGCGCATGCGCTGATCGCCCAGCCGCTGTTCCAGGTCTTCGACACCTCCGATCTGCCGGGCGGTGTGGTGAATTTGGTCACCGGCGAGCGCGACGTGCTGGCCAAGACCCTTGGCGAACATGCCGCCGTTGACGGCATCTGGTACTACGGCACCGCAGAAGGTGCGGCAGCAGTCGAGACCATGTCGGCGGGCAATCTCAAGCAGGTCTGGACCAATGGCGGACGCCTCATCGACTGGAGCGACGATGCGGCAGCGCGTGGCCGCGACTTCATGGAGCGTGCAACGCAGGTCAAGACGATCTGGGTGCCGTACGGCGCCTGA
- the deoC gene encoding deoxyribose-phosphate aldolase: MSETHERNPGTALERGWFEDVQVNRSASERRAATIAAARTVKKEYQAAWLLRAIQCIDLTTLAGDDTPGRVRRLCNKARNPVRQDILDRMGVGDIGLKTGAVCVYPTMVPHAVKALTGTGIPVASVATGFPAGLTPLPQRLAEIRYAVEEGAAEIDIVITREYALLGEWQKLYDEIRAMREACGEAHMKAILATGELGTLTNVYRASMVAMQAGSDFIKTSTGKEPENATLPVSLTMLRALRDYRDLTDHKVGFKPAGGLKTAKDAMNWLALMKEELGGPWMEPDLFRIGASSLLADIERQLEHHITGRYASAAHHALS, translated from the coding sequence ATGTCTGAAACTCATGAACGCAATCCCGGCACCGCGCTAGAACGCGGCTGGTTCGAGGATGTGCAGGTCAACCGTTCCGCTTCCGAGCGCCGCGCCGCGACAATCGCTGCCGCGCGCACGGTGAAGAAGGAATATCAGGCGGCGTGGCTGCTGCGCGCGATCCAGTGCATCGACCTGACCACGCTTGCCGGTGACGATACGCCCGGTCGCGTGCGCCGGCTGTGCAACAAGGCCCGTAACCCTGTTCGCCAGGACATTCTGGACCGTATGGGCGTGGGCGATATCGGCCTGAAGACCGGTGCCGTATGTGTCTATCCCACCATGGTTCCCCATGCGGTGAAGGCTCTGACGGGTACCGGCATTCCCGTCGCGTCCGTCGCCACCGGCTTTCCCGCCGGCCTCACCCCGCTACCCCAGCGTCTGGCGGAAATCCGCTACGCGGTGGAAGAGGGTGCGGCCGAGATCGATATCGTTATCACCCGCGAATATGCGCTGCTCGGCGAATGGCAGAAGCTCTATGACGAGATCCGCGCCATGCGTGAGGCCTGTGGCGAGGCGCATATGAAGGCGATCCTTGCCACCGGTGAACTGGGCACGCTCACCAATGTCTATCGCGCCTCCATGGTGGCGATGCAGGCGGGGTCAGACTTCATCAAGACATCGACTGGCAAGGAGCCGGAAAATGCGACGCTTCCCGTTTCGCTGACCATGCTGCGCGCGCTTCGCGACTATCGCGATCTCACCGACCACAAGGTCGGCTTCAAGCCCGCCGGCGGCCTGAAGACCGCCAAGGATGCGATGAACTGGCTCGCGCTCATGAAGGAAGAGCTGGGTGGCCCATGGATGGAGCCTGATCTTTTCCGCATTGGCGCTTCGTCGCTTCTCGCCGATATCGAGCGTCAGCTCGAACATCATATCACCGGCCGCTATGCTAGCGCCGCGCACCACGCCTTAAGCTGA